The Pseudomonadota bacterium genome contains a region encoding:
- a CDS encoding DEAD/DEAH box helicase: QLQGASVPASALETLVFASRVDGYVPSLLDELCAAGEVVWTGHGSIGADDGWVRLYLAEDADLLRPVEAPAVLSALARRVLAVLEQGGATFFRRIVDGVMRDGGEGALTDADVLAALWEAVWAGRVSNDTLGPLRAYLSSGASSSARRTSRHGRRGPALPSRMGPPAGAGRWWALEPPQGEATRRSKALADQLLARHGVVTRGAVQSEEVAGGFAGVYDVLSAFEASGRCRRGYFVEGLGASQFAAQGAVDRLRAVGEGDGAALLLAATDPANPYGAALPWPDAGDEGHRPGRKAGAVVMLRDGALVMYLERGGRTALVFTDDVDALAAAASGLAQAGRDGRVGRIVIERVRGESIFGTPLGAALRAAGLRETHRGLQLGGGAGGV; this comes from the coding sequence CAGCTGCAGGGGGCGTCGGTTCCCGCATCGGCGCTCGAGACGCTTGTCTTCGCGTCGCGGGTCGATGGATACGTGCCGTCGCTGCTCGACGAGCTGTGCGCGGCGGGCGAGGTCGTGTGGACGGGGCACGGATCCATCGGCGCCGACGACGGCTGGGTGCGGCTCTACCTTGCCGAAGACGCCGATCTGCTGCGCCCGGTCGAAGCGCCGGCGGTGCTGTCGGCCCTGGCGCGGCGGGTGCTTGCGGTGCTCGAGCAGGGCGGGGCCACGTTCTTTCGTCGCATCGTCGATGGGGTGATGCGCGACGGTGGCGAAGGGGCTCTCACCGACGCCGACGTGCTGGCCGCGCTGTGGGAGGCGGTGTGGGCAGGGCGGGTGAGCAACGATACCCTGGGGCCGTTGCGCGCCTATCTCTCGTCCGGGGCCTCGTCGTCTGCGCGCCGGACATCACGCCACGGCCGGCGCGGACCGGCGCTGCCCTCGCGTATGGGCCCGCCCGCGGGCGCGGGGCGCTGGTGGGCCCTCGAGCCACCCCAGGGCGAGGCCACCCGCCGATCGAAGGCCCTGGCCGATCAGCTGCTGGCGCGCCACGGGGTGGTGACCCGGGGCGCGGTGCAGAGCGAAGAGGTGGCGGGCGGCTTCGCAGGCGTCTATGACGTGCTGTCGGCCTTCGAGGCCAGCGGGCGCTGCCGTCGCGGCTACTTCGTCGAGGGGCTGGGGGCGTCGCAGTTCGCGGCCCAGGGCGCGGTTGATCGTCTGCGCGCGGTGGGGGAGGGAGACGGTGCGGCGCTGCTGCTGGCGGCCACCGATCCGGCCAACCCCTACGGCGCCGCCCTGCCTTGGCCCGACGCGGGCGACGAGGGGCATCGGCCGGGCCGCAAAGCAGGGGCGGTGGTCATGCTGCGCGATGGCGCGCTCGTGATGTACCTCGAGCGTGGCGGGCGCACGGCTCTCGTGTTCACCGACGACGTTGACGCCCTGGCCGCGGCGGCCAGCGGGCTGGCACAGGCGGGGAGAGACGGACGCGTGGGGCGCATTGTCATCGAGCGCGTGCGGGGCGAGTCGATCTTCGGAACGCCGCTGGGTGCCGCGCTGCGGGCCGCGGGGCTGCGAGAGACCCACCGCGGGCTGCAGCTGGGAGGCGGTGCGGGGGGTGTGTAG